One Streptomyces sp. NBC_01217 genomic region harbors:
- a CDS encoding YIP1 family protein, whose translation MAGFRIGRGRDNRTPQQAQQQPRQQPYGTQAPPPYAQQPWPPTGGNGAPPPPYNGGGHGEPEYFGDPYQQPHHPHGPAQHGDPYANSPGHTQAFSIGEDPYGDGNTYRAGQAPAQPAGPRLPWKDLLTGIVLRPGPTFWQMRDYPVWGPALIVTFLYGLLALFGFDQARDDAIHATISTAVPYVVVTGIGFVIGGLVLGAVTHTLARQLGGNGSWQPTVGLSMLIMSITDAPRLIFALFLGGENSLVQVLGWITWLASAALFTSMVSKSHDLPWPKALGASAIQLIALLSIIKLGTI comes from the coding sequence GTGGCTGGATTCAGGATCGGACGCGGCCGGGACAACCGCACCCCGCAGCAAGCGCAACAGCAACCGCGGCAGCAGCCGTACGGCACACAGGCACCACCGCCGTACGCCCAGCAGCCATGGCCCCCGACGGGAGGAAACGGCGCCCCGCCGCCCCCGTACAACGGCGGCGGCCACGGCGAGCCGGAATACTTCGGCGACCCGTACCAGCAGCCCCACCACCCCCACGGGCCCGCCCAGCACGGCGACCCGTACGCCAACTCCCCCGGCCACACCCAGGCGTTCAGCATCGGCGAGGACCCGTACGGCGACGGCAACACCTACCGCGCCGGCCAGGCCCCCGCCCAGCCCGCGGGCCCACGACTGCCGTGGAAGGACCTGCTCACCGGCATCGTGCTGCGCCCGGGTCCGACGTTCTGGCAGATGCGCGACTACCCCGTCTGGGGCCCGGCGCTGATCGTCACGTTCCTGTACGGCCTGCTCGCCCTCTTCGGCTTCGACCAGGCCCGGGACGACGCGATCCACGCGACGATCTCCACAGCGGTCCCCTACGTCGTCGTCACGGGCATCGGCTTCGTCATCGGCGGCCTGGTCCTGGGCGCGGTCACGCACACGCTCGCCCGCCAGCTCGGCGGCAACGGCTCCTGGCAGCCGACCGTGGGCCTCTCCATGCTGATCATGTCGATCACGGACGCGCCCCGCCTGATATTCGCGCTCTTCCTCGGCGGCGAGAACTCCCTGGTCCAGGTCCTCGGCTGGATAACCTGGCTGGCCTCGGCCGCGCTCTTCACCTCGATGGTGAGCAAGTCGCACGACCTGCCGTGGCCGAAGGCTCTGGGCGCATCGGCGATCCAGCTGATCGCCCTGCTGTCGATCATCAAGCTGGGCACGATCTGA
- a CDS encoding phosphoribosyltransferase, which translates to MSDDVRENLTYEAFGQAVRELAQTVADDGFEPDVVLSIARGGVFVAGGLAYALDCKNIHLVNVEFYTGVGTTLEMPVMLAPVPNAIDFSDKKVLIADDVADTGKTLKLVRDFCIDHVAEVRSAVIYEKSHSLVKCEYVWKKTDRWINFPWSVDKPVVRRSGQVLDA; encoded by the coding sequence ATGAGCGATGACGTGCGGGAGAACCTGACGTACGAGGCGTTCGGCCAGGCCGTGCGTGAGCTGGCGCAGACCGTGGCCGACGACGGTTTCGAGCCCGATGTCGTGCTGAGCATCGCGCGCGGCGGGGTATTCGTCGCGGGCGGGCTCGCGTATGCCCTGGACTGCAAGAACATTCATCTGGTGAATGTGGAGTTCTACACCGGGGTGGGCACCACGCTGGAAATGCCGGTCATGCTGGCACCCGTTCCGAATGCCATCGACTTCTCGGACAAGAAGGTCCTGATCGCCGACGATGTCGCCGATACCGGGAAGACTCTGAAGCTTGTGCGTGATTTCTGTATCGATCATGTCGCAGAGGTGCGCAGCGCGGTCATCTACGAGAAGTCGCATTCGCTCGTGAAGTGCGAGTACGTGTGGAAGAAGACCGATCGCTGGATCAACTTCCCGTGGAGCGTGGACAAGCCCGTCGTGCGGCGTAGTGGTCAGGTTCTCGACGCCTGA